A window of the Brassica napus cultivar Da-Ae chromosome C5, Da-Ae, whole genome shotgun sequence genome harbors these coding sequences:
- the LOC106401556 gene encoding heavy metal-associated isoprenylated plant protein 16-like, with the protein MSIKQKILIRVTMTDDKTRAKAMKTAAQFKGVSAVEIKGDHRNQIEVTGVEVNMICLTNTLRKKVAFAELVSVNKVEPPKKEDDKKKDDKKPDDKKADEKKTDEKKDEEKKPEPCCCNPCYQPWPYGYGVPSSSPHPCDPYGYNFRDYTGEPFYNYGPNWRFM; encoded by the exons ATGAGCATCAAG CAAAAGATTCTGATAAGAGTTACTATGACTGATGATAAAACTAGAGCAAAAGCAATGAAAACTGCCGCTCAGTTTAAAg GAGTCTCGGCTGTGGAAATAAAGGGAGATCACAGGAACCAGATTGAGGTGACCGGTGTTGAAGTCAATATGATCTGTCTAACCAACACACTGAGGAAGAAAGTAGCCTTCGCTGAGCTTGTAAGCGTAAACAAAGTTGAACCACCCAAGAAAGAGGACGACAAGAAGAAGGATGACAAGAAACCAGATGATAAGAAAGCTGACGAGAAGAAAACAGATGAGAAAAAAGATGAGGAGAAAAAGCCAGAGCCGTGTTGTTGTAATCCATGTTATCAACCCTGGCCTTACGGATATGGTGTGCCGTCTTCCTCTCCACATCCGTGTGATCCCTACGGGTATAACTTTAGAGATTATACTGGGGAACCTTTCTACAACTACGGACCCAATTGGAGGTTCATGTGA